Proteins encoded in a region of the Campylobacter geochelonis genome:
- the plsY gene encoding glycerol-3-phosphate 1-O-acyltransferase PlsY has protein sequence MNENIIIYLLAYLIASIPFGLLIGKFFAGVDITSQGSGSIGATNVLRVLKQTDPKKAKKLAILTVVCDILKGLIPLVVAKVAGVDANVLWSMAVLAVLGHCFSPFLKFEGGKGVATGVGVLAFFLPLEAVIAVIVWFVAGKAIKISSLASLLGLFTLVIASFLIHPNIAGINTHAPILIIAIIVVYKHIPNIKRLFEGKEAKVI, from the coding sequence ATGAATGAAAATATCATAATTTATCTACTTGCCTACCTGATTGCTTCGATTCCCTTTGGACTTTTAATAGGCAAATTTTTCGCTGGAGTTGATATCACAAGCCAAGGAAGTGGCAGTATCGGCGCGACAAATGTTTTGCGAGTGTTAAAGCAAACCGATCCTAAAAAAGCAAAAAAACTTGCGATTTTAACGGTGGTTTGCGATATTTTAAAAGGGTTGATTCCTTTAGTTGTGGCTAAAGTCGCAGGAGTCGATGCAAACGTGCTTTGGAGCATGGCGGTTTTAGCGGTTTTGGGACACTGTTTTTCGCCATTTTTAAAATTTGAAGGTGGAAAAGGCGTAGCAACTGGAGTTGGCGTGCTTGCGTTTTTCTTACCGCTTGAGGCGGTTATCGCTGTGATTGTCTGGTTTGTAGCTGGAAAAGCTATAAAAATTTCAAGCCTTGCTTCGTTGCTTGGGCTATTTACTTTGGTGATTGCGTCATTTTTAATCCACCCAAATATAGCTGGCATTAACACTCACGCGCCGATTTTAATCATCGCTATTATCGTAGTTTACAAGCACATACCAAACATCAAGCGCCTGTTTGAGGGAAAAGAAGCGAAAGTTATATAA
- a CDS encoding dihydroneopterin aldolase, giving the protein MITVLVEELEFSTIIGLLNFERLTPQKVVISAKFRADEFMDYAKICQILEEDFNENKFLKVEDALEFFEVKFKRQFNSLKYFYMKIIKKEIIKNAKVGAELEKFY; this is encoded by the coding sequence ATGATAACTGTTTTGGTTGAAGAGTTAGAGTTTAGCACGATAATAGGGCTTTTAAACTTTGAAAGACTCACCCCTCAAAAAGTGGTTATAAGCGCCAAATTCAGAGCAGATGAGTTTATGGACTATGCAAAAATTTGTCAAATTTTAGAAGAAGACTTTAATGAAAATAAATTTTTAAAAGTCGAAGATGCGCTTGAATTTTTTGAAGTTAAATTTAAAAGACAATTTAACTCTCTTAAATATTTTTATATGAAAATTATAAAAAAAGAGATTATCAAAAACGCAAAAGTTGGAGCAGAGCTGGAAAAGTTTTATTAA
- the hsrA gene encoding homeostatic response regulator transcription factor HsrA — protein sequence MRILIVEDEVTLNKTIAEGLQEFGYQADSSESFKDAEYYIGIRNYDLVLADWMLPDGNGIDLINVVKQKSPRTSVVIISAKDDKDSEIKALRAGADDYIKKPFDFDILVARIEARLRFGGTNVIKIDDLIIDPDEEKITYLGQEVELKGKPFEVLTHLARHSDQIVSKEQLLDAIWEEPELVTPNVIEVAINQIRQKMDKPLNISTIETVRRRGYRFCFPKKA from the coding sequence ATGCGAATTTTGATAGTAGAGGATGAAGTTACTCTAAACAAAACAATTGCCGAGGGACTTCAGGAGTTCGGTTATCAAGCCGATAGCTCAGAGAGCTTTAAAGATGCGGAGTATTATATCGGCATCAGAAATTATGATTTAGTGCTTGCAGACTGGATGCTTCCAGATGGAAATGGCATAGATCTTATCAATGTTGTCAAACAAAAGTCTCCTAGAACATCAGTTGTAATCATCTCAGCAAAAGATGATAAAGATAGCGAAATCAAAGCTTTAAGAGCTGGAGCTGATGATTATATAAAAAAACCATTTGATTTTGATATACTTGTCGCTAGAATCGAAGCAAGACTGAGATTTGGCGGTACAAATGTTATCAAAATAGATGATTTGATAATAGATCCAGATGAAGAGAAAATCACATATTTAGGTCAAGAAGTTGAGCTAAAAGGTAAGCCATTTGAGGTACTTACTCACTTAGCAAGACATAGCGATCAAATAGTTAGTAAAGAACAACTTTTAGATGCGATTTGGGAAGAGCCAGAGCTTGTAACTCCAAATGTCATCGAAGTAGCAATCAATCAAATTCGCCAAAAAATGGATAAACCTCTAAACATCTCAACAATCGAAACTGTAAGAAGACGCGGATACAGATTTTGTTTTCCCAAAAAAGCCTAA
- a CDS encoding sensor histidine kinase gives MLQLASASTMLIIIFSTMLYHYIKIEIYENVVQNLNLKARKIANMDFLDIENLKLYREEAGSNSVEIAISNNDENLLRPRYIKTMLGDEYFLILEYPAKDRLITLKTETTFYNKIISQILIDILIINATMILLILFYALFLSRSLLMPIKTLSNKLSKLNETVLSHIDESSIPDEFLPLGKGINRLIDRIHTFIKYQKELFIGVAHELKTPLAVMKTKNEVTLLKQRESEKYIEALQNNISSIDTMNKMISSILEIGRQEGAQFEEGVKKDMIAYLKELGTNFKILARGKNKDIELSLSPNVLFMTVQPTLFMHIIQNFVQNAIKFSPENAVVTIQSKIENKFFVIEVLDEGDGIDENIDLFAPFKRYGNESGAGLGLFLAKGAAQAMNAEISLKNREDKKGTIATIKLPLPKKVKKLS, from the coding sequence ATGTTACAATTAGCATCGGCCTCAACGATGCTAATTATCATATTTTCTACGATGCTTTATCACTACATTAAAATTGAAATTTATGAGAACGTAGTGCAAAATTTAAACCTAAAAGCTAGAAAAATAGCTAATATGGATTTTTTAGATATAGAAAATTTAAAACTATACCGCGAAGAAGCGGGAAGTAATAGCGTAGAAATCGCTATTAGCAACAATGATGAAAATCTTTTAAGACCACGATATATAAAAACAATGCTTGGAGATGAGTATTTTTTGATTTTGGAGTATCCTGCTAAAGATAGGCTTATCACGCTTAAAACTGAAACAACATTTTATAACAAAATCATCTCGCAAATTTTAATCGACATTCTTATTATAAACGCAACCATGATACTCTTGATACTTTTTTACGCTCTGTTTTTATCAAGATCACTTTTAATGCCTATTAAAACGCTTAGCAACAAGCTTTCTAAGCTAAATGAAACAGTTTTAAGCCATATCGATGAGTCAAGTATACCAGATGAGTTTTTGCCACTTGGAAAGGGCATAAATAGGCTAATTGATAGAATTCATACATTTATAAAGTACCAAAAAGAGCTTTTTATAGGGGTTGCTCACGAGCTTAAAACTCCTTTGGCGGTTATGAAAACCAAAAACGAAGTTACTCTTTTAAAACAGCGAGAGAGTGAAAAATATATAGAAGCGCTGCAAAATAATATTTCAAGCATAGATACGATGAATAAAATGATAAGCTCTATCCTTGAAATCGGACGTCAAGAGGGCGCACAGTTTGAAGAAGGCGTGAAAAAAGATATGATAGCTTATCTTAAAGAGCTTGGGACAAATTTTAAAATTCTAGCGCGCGGAAAAAACAAAGATATAGAGCTATCGCTTTCTCCAAATGTGCTTTTCATGACTGTTCAACCGACCCTTTTTATGCATATTATCCAAAATTTTGTGCAAAATGCTATCAAATTTTCGCCAGAAAATGCAGTTGTTACGATACAATCAAAAATAGAAAATAAATTTTTTGTCATAGAAGTTTTAGATGAAGGTGATGGAATCGATGAAAATATCGATCTTTTCGCGCCTTTTAAACGATATGGCAACGAAAGCGGCGCTGGACTTGGACTGTTTTTGGCAAAAGGCGCAGCTCAGGCTATGAATGCCGAAATTTCTTTAAAAAACAGAGAAGATAAAAAGGGAACTATAGCAACTATCAAACTCCCACTTCCAAAAAAAGTTAAAAAACTAAGTTAA
- a CDS encoding Ppx/GppA phosphatase family protein encodes MSRRVAVIDLGSNSARMAIFERTSRLGFYILGEYKMKVRLGEGAYENEGVLQADAMQKCLAAFIEFKKLITRYKVNKVLAVGTSALRDAPNSKTFINMVKKLGINLKVIDGNMEAYYGGFAASNLLFNLKEATTIDIGGGSTELAHIVNGKVVETLSLNVGTVRLKELFFDKKELKGLEAFIQETLNLVPKSFKCDNIIAIGGSLRAISSAIMQIKNYPLNIVHGFSYKYADFSDLIERISVAKTLELNQFPIKKDRYDTIRGGAYIFKKVVEFLGAKSVQTSGVGVREGVFLTNLIGKNAKFPANFNPSLKSVQDRFIVDARPNIAKFAKGIFEVLSELHGIDESYKKDLITASKLLNIGLKIGFYSKHTHANYIILSTLNYGYTHKQKALIATIIKLHGKKSLEGEEFLKLNELLPPAKSVIWLGFMLELARVLDEADTTNISFEFSNSTLQIYGLKDAIFVKDSVKKMLKPAIFAITFN; translated from the coding sequence ATGTCAAGACGAGTAGCGGTGATAGACCTTGGCTCAAATTCAGCTAGAATGGCGATTTTTGAGCGAACAAGTAGACTTGGTTTTTATATTTTAGGCGAGTATAAGATGAAAGTTAGGCTTGGCGAGGGCGCTTATGAAAACGAAGGCGTTTTACAAGCCGATGCGATGCAAAAATGCCTTGCTGCTTTTATCGAGTTTAAAAAATTGATTACAAGATATAAGGTTAATAAAGTTTTAGCTGTTGGCACTTCAGCGCTTCGTGACGCTCCAAATTCGAAAACTTTTATAAATATGGTAAAAAAACTTGGTATAAATTTAAAAGTAATCGATGGCAATATGGAGGCATACTACGGCGGTTTTGCGGCTTCAAATTTACTTTTTAACTTAAAAGAAGCAACGACTATCGATATCGGCGGAGGCTCAACTGAACTTGCGCATATCGTTAATGGCAAAGTAGTAGAAACGCTCTCTTTAAATGTTGGCACAGTAAGACTTAAGGAGCTGTTTTTTGATAAAAAAGAGCTTAAGGGGCTTGAAGCTTTTATCCAAGAGACACTAAATTTAGTACCAAAATCCTTTAAATGTGACAATATCATAGCAATCGGCGGAAGCTTAAGAGCGATTTCAAGCGCGATAATGCAGATAAAAAACTACCCTTTAAACATAGTTCATGGTTTTTCTTACAAATACGCTGATTTTAGCGACTTGATAGAGCGAATTAGCGTAGCAAAAACGCTTGAGTTGAACCAATTTCCGATAAAAAAAGATAGATATGATACGATTCGAGGTGGGGCGTATATATTTAAAAAAGTGGTTGAGTTTTTGGGCGCTAAAAGTGTTCAAACAAGCGGAGTTGGAGTTAGAGAGGGCGTGTTTTTAACAAATTTGATAGGAAAAAATGCCAAATTTCCAGCTAATTTTAATCCGAGCCTAAAAAGCGTTCAAGATAGATTTATAGTAGATGCGCGACCAAATATCGCTAAATTTGCTAAGGGGATTTTTGAGGTTTTAAGCGAGCTTCATGGGATTGATGAGAGTTATAAAAAGGATTTAATAACTGCTTCAAAACTCCTAAATATCGGACTTAAGATAGGTTTTTACTCAAAACATACTCATGCAAATTATATCATTTTAAGCACGCTAAATTACGGCTACACGCACAAGCAAAAAGCGCTTATTGCAACTATTATAAAACTTCATGGTAAAAAAAGCCTAGAAGGCGAGGAATTTTTAAAGCTTAATGAGTTGTTACCACCTGCTAAAAGCGTGATTTGGCTTGGGTTTATGCTAGAACTTGCAAGGGTTTTAGATGAGGCAGATACAACAAACATTAGCTTTGAGTTTTCAAACTCTACTTTGCAAATTTATGGATTAAAAGATGCGATTTTTGTAAAAGATAGTGTTAAAAAGATGCTTAAACCTGCGATTTTTGCGATAACTTTTAACTAG
- the trpA gene encoding tryptophan synthase subunit alpha: MDKIAKAFENKKANIGYVVAGYPSLDYTKKFINSLDESCLDILELGIPYSDPLADGKVIFEASFSAVRSGVDTQKVFDMLKECKTNKCLVFLVYYNLIFAYGQEAFVKATKEVGISGLIVPDLPLEESDELFDLCQKNGLSLIPLISVTSEHRLDRLLEKSSGFIYGVGSIGVTGGKQTPVERLKNMINDIKKKTNLPIAVGFGIRSNEDVKLTKSYADGAIIGTSIVKLTSELDVKSLLNEINKFFKD; this comes from the coding sequence ATGGATAAGATCGCAAAAGCGTTTGAAAATAAAAAGGCAAATATCGGCTATGTCGTAGCTGGTTATCCAAGCCTTGATTACACAAAAAAGTTTATAAACTCGCTTGATGAGAGCTGTTTGGATATCTTAGAGCTTGGCATTCCATACTCAGATCCACTAGCTGATGGCAAAGTGATATTTGAGGCGAGTTTTTCAGCTGTGCGAAGTGGCGTGGATACGCAAAAAGTTTTTGACATGCTAAAAGAGTGTAAAACTAACAAATGCCTTGTTTTTTTAGTCTATTACAACTTAATTTTTGCTTACGGGCAAGAAGCGTTTGTAAAAGCTACAAAAGAGGTCGGTATCAGCGGACTTATCGTGCCAGACTTGCCACTTGAAGAAAGCGATGAGCTTTTTGATTTATGTCAAAAAAATGGCTTGAGCTTGATACCGCTTATTAGTGTAACTAGCGAACACAGGCTTGATAGACTGCTTGAAAAATCGAGCGGATTTATTTACGGCGTTGGCTCGATTGGTGTAACTGGTGGCAAACAAACTCCAGTCGAACGACTTAAAAATATGATAAATGATATCAAGAAAAAGACAAATTTACCCATAGCCGTTGGTTTTGGAATCCGCTCAAACGAAGATGTAAAACTTACGAAAAGTTACGCTGATGGCGCTATAATCGGCACTAGTATCGTAAAACTTACTAGTGAATTAGACGTAAAAAGTCTGTTAAACGAAATAAATAAATTTTTTAAAGATTAG
- the trpB gene encoding tryptophan synthase subunit beta produces the protein MKKSYFGEFGGQFIPEIAMFALEELENAYFSIAKSAEFRDEFEYLLKDYAGRPTPLYHAKRLSEHYGHEIYLKREDLNHTGAHKINNALGQALLAKKMGKKKIIAETGAGQHGVATATAAALLGLKCDVYMGAVDAQRQELNKFRMKLLGADVVEIHDGLKTLKEATTAAIQAWVNEIEDVFYVIGSAVGPYPYPLMVKDFQSVIGKETKTQLEEKNLKADYIIACVGGGSNAIGIFSAFLDDKSVNLIGVEAGGLGVETPYHAATLTKGRAGIIHGMKTIVLQDKFGRIEPVHSISAGLDYPGIGPEHSHLHTSKRANYHAITDDECINALKLTTKLEGIIPAIESSHALAYLEKLCPTLSGKKTIVVNVSGRGDKDMNTVMEYKKGTIYG, from the coding sequence ATGAAAAAGTCATATTTTGGCGAATTTGGCGGGCAGTTTATCCCTGAAATTGCCATGTTTGCGCTAGAAGAGCTTGAAAATGCCTATTTTAGCATAGCAAAAAGTGCCGAGTTTAGAGATGAGTTTGAGTATCTTTTAAAAGATTACGCCGGTCGTCCAACTCCACTTTATCACGCAAAGCGCTTAAGCGAGCATTACGGACATGAAATTTATCTTAAAAGGGAAGATTTAAACCACACGGGCGCTCACAAGATAAACAACGCCTTAGGTCAAGCCCTGCTTGCAAAAAAAATGGGTAAGAAAAAAATCATCGCCGAAACTGGCGCCGGACAGCACGGCGTTGCAACCGCCACAGCTGCGGCACTTTTAGGGCTAAAATGTGATGTTTATATGGGTGCAGTCGATGCGCAAAGACAAGAATTAAATAAATTTAGAATGAAACTTTTAGGCGCCGATGTTGTAGAGATACACGATGGCTTAAAAACGCTTAAAGAGGCGACAACTGCGGCGATTCAAGCATGGGTAAATGAGATAGAAGATGTCTTTTATGTCATCGGTTCAGCCGTTGGCCCATATCCGTATCCTTTGATGGTAAAAGACTTTCAAAGCGTCATCGGAAAAGAGACAAAAACCCAACTTGAAGAAAAAAATTTAAAAGCTGACTATATCATCGCCTGTGTTGGCGGAGGAAGTAACGCTATAGGCATTTTTAGCGCATTTTTAGATGATAAAAGTGTAAATTTAATAGGTGTTGAAGCCGGTGGACTTGGCGTTGAAACTCCATATCACGCAGCAACTCTTACAAAAGGAAGAGCTGGGATAATTCATGGCATGAAAACCATAGTTTTACAAGATAAATTTGGGCGAATCGAGCCAGTCCACAGCATCTCAGCCGGACTTGACTATCCAGGCATTGGCCCAGAGCATTCGCATTTACATACAAGCAAAAGAGCAAACTATCACGCTATAACCGATGATGAGTGCATAAATGCACTAAAACTTACAACTAAACTTGAGGGCATTATACCTGCGATTGAGAGTTCGCACGCGCTTGCTTACCTTGAAAAACTCTGCCCAACACTAAGTGGTAAAAAAACCATCGTTGTCAATGTAAGCGGTAGAGGTGATAAGGATATGAATACAGTTATGGAGTATAAAAAAGGAACTATTTATGGATAA
- a CDS encoding substrate-binding periplasmic protein, with translation MKKFLLSCFLTFAVFAQAKEPLKVGIDTIYPPFEYLANGKLVGFDVDFAALLFKELGLEYTLVETPYEDICSKITAGELDVGISAIGVDEYTIDCDHSISYYESKNLFITTEDSPIKSKADLAGKKIGVFKDDIFEEIIASIPDAKPVYRDRVSSMVLSLKDGKIDAMIIDSTAILPILSGNHELLSDTDKQAFDMASSFGIDKKLVVFDEDFSHESQTTVALPKDRLKELKLPINKAIAKFKNEGTLTPLLKKYHLH, from the coding sequence ATGAAGAAATTTTTATTATCTTGTTTCTTAACTTTTGCAGTTTTTGCACAAGCCAAAGAGCCGTTAAAAGTCGGTATAGATACCATTTATCCACCGTTTGAGTATCTAGCGAATGGAAAATTGGTCGGTTTTGATGTTGATTTTGCTGCTCTTTTATTTAAAGAGCTTGGACTTGAATACACGCTTGTCGAAACTCCATACGAAGATATCTGTTCTAAAATCACAGCTGGAGAGCTAGATGTTGGTATTTCAGCAATTGGCGTTGATGAATACACCATTGATTGCGACCACAGCATATCATACTATGAGAGTAAAAACTTATTTATAACCACAGAAGACAGCCCGATAAAGTCAAAAGCTGATTTAGCTGGTAAAAAAATAGGTGTTTTTAAAGATGATATTTTCGAAGAGATTATCGCTTCGATTCCAGATGCAAAGCCAGTTTATAGGGATCGCGTAAGCAGTATGGTTTTGTCACTAAAAGATGGTAAAATCGATGCGATGATAATCGACAGCACCGCGATACTTCCGATACTAAGCGGAAATCACGAGCTTCTTAGCGACACCGATAAACAAGCCTTTGATATGGCGAGTAGTTTTGGTATAGATAAAAAATTAGTTGTATTTGATGAGGACTTTTCTCACGAATCACAAACAACTGTCGCTCTTCCAAAAGATAGGTTAAAAGAGCTTAAACTTCCTATAAACAAAGCTATAGCGAAGTTTAAAAACGAAGGCACACTAACTCCACTTTTGAAAAAATACCACTTACATTAA
- a CDS encoding phosphoribosylanthranilate isomerase yields MEIKICGIKNIDEARDVARLGVDYLGVIFAPSIRQVSLSAATQIAQIAHENGKKCVGVFVAKTDSLDDTVEDKTAEFSKDLSSLSACQNTKFKAKNQNSAKYQSHSECDNGKLSEDKILEFCKSANLDVAQIYGKFSVDLAKNLTKNGIKVWKVYSVSNVLPELDSALFDMPLFDCKGLKLGGNGTSFEWEILRKLDKQKFVLAGGIGADNITLAATFTPAVLDINSKAEDENGIKSSQKIKEILAKISHLRTNFN; encoded by the coding sequence ATGGAAATAAAAATTTGCGGTATAAAAAACATCGACGAAGCGCGTGATGTAGCAAGACTTGGCGTGGATTACTTAGGCGTGATTTTTGCGCCATCGATTAGACAAGTTAGCCTAAGCGCAGCAACACAAATCGCGCAAATCGCCCATGAAAACGGCAAAAAATGCGTTGGAGTTTTTGTAGCAAAAACCGACTCTTTAGACGATACAGTCGAAGATAAAACTGCTGAATTTAGCAAGGATTTGTCTAGTTTGTCTGCATGCCAAAACACCAAATTTAAAGCCAAAAATCAAAACTCAGCTAAATATCAAAGTCATAGCGAATGCGACAACGGTAAACTTAGCGAAGATAAGATTTTAGAGTTTTGCAAAAGTGCAAATTTAGATGTAGCTCAAATTTATGGCAAATTTAGCGTAGATTTGGCAAAAAATTTGACAAAAAATGGTATTAAAGTCTGGAAAGTTTATAGTGTAAGCAACGTCTTGCCAGAGCTTGACAGCGCACTTTTTGATATGCCTTTGTTTGATTGTAAAGGGTTAAAACTTGGCGGAAACGGAACGAGCTTTGAGTGGGAAATACTTCGCAAGTTAGACAAACAAAAGTTTGTTCTAGCCGGAGGAATCGGAGCTGATAACATCACACTAGCCGCTACTTTCACCCCAGCCGTGCTTGATATAAACAGCAAAGCAGAAGATGAAAATGGTATAAAGTCAAGCCAGAAAATCAAAGAAATTTTAGCCAAAATCTCGCATTTAAGAACGAATTTTAACTAA
- the trpD gene encoding anthranilate phosphoribosyltransferase produces MILMIDNYDSFVYNVYQYITEMTDEEVLCVRNDEINLEKIKELNPSHIVLSPGPKHPRDSGVCLEILKADLDIPVLGICLGHQAIGLVFNGEIKRLEVPLHGKSSLIKVQNQGVILSNLPSEFEVMRYHSLYVDETSLPPCLEILAKSENDDIIMAFKHKQKPIFGIQFHPESYFTQYGKKIIENFINYDKKEKTKEKKVVNLSPYMVKLQKGFPLDSADYEVICAAINDKDYDIVQLAGLLVLISEKSLYADSLAALVKNILKYSTTYNDPSDIFDIVGTGGDRLKTINISTTTAFILASLGVKVAKHGNKAITSKSGSSDAITALGIPFSASIEENKNLLETKGLAFFHAPLFHKITAEVKEVRDRLKIGTVFNMLGPLLNPNLGLKFQLAGNYLEEVNELMAQTLMNLGREHALVVHGMDGMDEITICDETLIHEVKDGKILEYKITPEQFGFSRGFHKDVEGGSGEENGKILEATLKGEISGAKFDIVVLNSMFGLYCANKVATPADAKDVILKAIKDGKVWEFYRNYTGK; encoded by the coding sequence ATGATTTTAATGATTGACAATTATGATTCGTTTGTTTATAACGTATATCAGTACATCACCGAAATGACCGATGAAGAGGTGCTTTGCGTTCGCAACGATGAGATAAATTTAGAAAAAATCAAAGAGTTAAACCCATCTCACATCGTCCTAAGTCCAGGGCCAAAACACCCACGAGATAGTGGCGTTTGCTTAGAGATTTTAAAGGCGGATTTAGACATTCCAGTGCTTGGAATTTGTCTTGGACATCAAGCCATCGGACTTGTTTTTAATGGCGAGATAAAACGCTTAGAAGTCCCACTACATGGTAAAAGTTCACTTATAAAAGTGCAAAATCAAGGCGTGATTTTATCAAACCTGCCGTCTGAATTTGAAGTCATGCGTTATCACTCACTTTATGTTGATGAAACGAGTTTGCCGCCATGCTTAGAAATCTTAGCCAAAAGCGAAAATGATGACATTATCATGGCTTTTAAACACAAGCAAAAGCCCATTTTTGGCATTCAGTTTCATCCTGAGAGCTACTTTACGCAGTATGGCAAAAAAATTATAGAAAATTTTATAAATTACGATAAAAAAGAAAAAACAAAGGAGAAAAAAGTGGTAAATTTATCACCATACATGGTAAAACTTCAAAAAGGCTTTCCGCTTGATAGCGCTGATTATGAGGTGATTTGCGCTGCAATTAACGACAAAGATTACGATATCGTTCAACTTGCTGGACTTCTTGTACTAATTAGCGAAAAGAGCCTTTATGCCGATAGTCTAGCCGCACTTGTTAAAAACATACTAAAATACTCAACCACATACAACGACCCCAGCGACATTTTCGACATCGTTGGAACTGGCGGCGATAGGCTAAAAACGATTAATATCTCAACAACAACCGCCTTTATCCTAGCAAGCTTAGGGGTAAAAGTTGCAAAGCACGGCAACAAAGCCATCACTTCAAAAAGTGGCAGCAGCGACGCTATAACCGCACTTGGCATACCATTTAGCGCAAGTATCGAAGAGAACAAAAATCTACTTGAAACAAAAGGACTCGCGTTTTTCCACGCTCCACTTTTTCATAAAATCACAGCCGAAGTCAAAGAAGTCCGCGATCGCCTTAAAATCGGCACAGTCTTTAACATGCTTGGACCACTTTTAAATCCAAATTTAGGGCTTAAATTCCAACTAGCAGGAAACTATCTTGAAGAGGTAAATGAGCTTATGGCGCAAACTTTGATGAATTTAGGACGCGAACACGCACTAGTCGTGCATGGAATGGATGGTATGGATGAGATAACGATCTGCGATGAAACGCTTATCCACGAAGTAAAAGATGGTAAAATTTTAGAGTATAAAATCACGCCAGAGCAATTTGGCTTTAGCCGTGGTTTTCACAAAGATGTCGAAGGTGGAAGCGGCGAAGAAAACGGCAAGATTTTAGAAGCGACTTTAAAAGGTGAGATAAGTGGAGCTAAATTTGATATAGTCGTGCTAAATTCGATGTTTGGTTTGTATTGCGCGAACAAAGTTGCAACTCCAGCTGATGCAAAAGATGTTATTTTAAAAGCTATCAAAGATGGCAAGGTGTGGGAATTCTACCGAAACTACACAGGCAAATAG